The genome window CATCAATCCGCGCGACGGAATGTGGAATTCCAGATGTTGCACCGCGCCTTTCGGCTCCATTTTTTTCATTTCGCCGCGCCGCTGACCGACAAGTTCAATCACTTTTCCGGCGAACTGGTCGGGCACATCAACGATCAATTCTTCCACCGGTTCGGCTTTTTTGCCGTCGATTTCTTTGTAAAGCACTTTAGGCTGACCCACCTGCAATTCGTAGCCTTCGCGACGCATATTTTCCATCAAAATGGACAGGTGCAAAATGCCGCGCCCGTACACTTTGTAGCTGTCCGGCGATCCGGTTTCTTCCACCCGCAGTGCAACGTCGCTCTGCGTTTCTTTGAACAGGCGATCGCGTAACTGGCGCGATGTGACGAATTTGCCTTCGCGTCCGTAAAACGGCGAGTTGTTCACTAAAAATGTCATGCTGATAGTCGGTTCGTCGATGGCGATCAGCTGCAGCGGTTCCGGCTGTTCGGCATCGGCCAGCGTGTCACCGATATCGATATCTTCCACACCGACAACGCCGCAAATATCACCGTTTATCACGCTTTCGGCATTTTCGCGGGCCAAACCTTCAAAAGTATAAATTTGTTTGATATCTACCGGATGTTCCGAGCCGTCGCGTTTAATCACCACCAATTTGTCGTTTTTGTGAATGGCGCCGCGAAATACCCGCCCGATGCCGATTCGCCCGACGTAATCGTTGTAATCGATACTGGTGATTTGCATTTGCGCCGGACCATCGTTCACTTTCGGCGGTTCGATGTGTTTGAGAATCGCGTCCATCAACGGTTCGAGATTTTCGGAGGTTTCGCCAATATTTGCAACAGCCCAGCCATCGCGTCCGCTGGCGTACAGGCAGGGGAAGTCGAGCTGGTCATCGTTAGCTTCCAAATCCACAAACAGGTCGAACACTTCGTTGAGCACTTCGTCCGGGCGGCTGTCCGGGCGATCAACTTTGTTGATCACGACAATCGGTTTCAAATGCAGCGACAACGCTTTTTGCAGCACAAAACGGGTTTGCGGCATGGGACCTTCGAACGCATCCACCAACAGCAACACGCCGTCGGCCATTTTCAGCACGCGTTCCACTTCGCCGCCAAAATCGGCGTGTCCCGGTGTATCGATCAAATTGATTTTAACATCATGATATCGAATGGAAATATTTTTGGAAAAAATCGTTATGCCGCGTTCGCGTTCCAAATCGTTCGAATCCAGAAAGCGTTCCTGCACGACCTGATTTTCCCGGAAAATGTTGCCCTGCTGGAGCATTTGGTCAACCAACGTGGTTTTCCCATGGTCAACGTGCGCAATAATTGCAATATTTCGTAAAGCTGACATAAAAAATACCTTTTCATCAAAATAAAAATTTCAGGATTGGTAAACTTAATTTACCTGAATACAATTCCAAAGTTACACCCTAAAACTACGGCGCACAACTAAAGATGAAATCCGTTGAAAGTCAAGTGAAATAAAATGCCGATCAGTGAGCTATTTCTTGCAAATTGGTGGGCAACAAGTTACATTTTTTTGCGTATAAATCTGTTTGTAAACAGACTATGAATCCTATAAAGTGGCGCTAAATGCAATTTTTTGATACAAACCCCAATCGGTTCCGGATATTTTTTTCGATTCTTGCTGCCAGTATGTTAGTGGTGGCATTTGTAAGTTTGTATCGTTTTGCCAGCTCACCAACGGATGAAAATGTCTTCCGCACCTCGCCCAGCGATTTATACATTACCCACAACATTCCGGCACAACAAATTTTTACCACAGATTTCCCGGCAAGCGAACAACGCCCGAACGTGGTTTTCGATACCATCCGGGTTGGCGATTTGATTTTGAGCATCAACGACGAAGTGATGACGCGCCCGAAACATATTCAGGAATTTTTGGATAAATTATCGCCCGATTCCAGCTTTAACCTGGTTGTATTTCGCCCGTCCATTTCCGACGGGATCGAATTTAAGGTGCAGCGCAGCAGCTTGTCGGATTCCAGTTTCCGGGATATTCCGGCAACGGTTTATGTGAGCCAGGTTACCCGAGGCGGCGCATCCGATCGCGCCGGATTGCAGGTTGGCGATCTCATTCACCGCATCAACAACCAGCGGTTTAAAGATGAAGTGGAAGCGCAGCAAATCCTCCGCGAAGGGCAAAGCGGCAATACGCTGGCATACGATATCATTCGCAATAACAACAACTTAACGCTATCGATCACATTGGCAAGCGTGGGCATTCGGCTGGCTGCGCTGATCCTTATTTTATCCGGATTGGTGTATATTTTGATGGGCATTTTTATTGCCATAATTCGCCCGCAATTTAAAGCGGCGCGGCTGTTGGGGTTGAGTTTTATTGCGTTGGGCTTTTTCCTGATGATTATCTATCCGACAATTTCCAGCCGGTTTACGCCATACGATAATTTCACTTTTTTCCGGGAAGTGTTCACCCTGATTTGTGTATTTTACAGCTTTCCGCTGTGGCTGCACATGGCCCATTACTTTCCCATCGAACGCGATGAATTGCGCAAACGCAAATGGATTCGCTACGGATCGTACGGGTTGGCAACCCTGTTTTTCAGTTTGGTAATTGTTACCGGAAATTACTTTTTCTTCCCCATCGGCTTTATTACTTTGGGTATATACAATAATATACCATGGTTTTTCAGGAAAGAACGCTCGGATGAATACAAAAAATTCAACCGGATCATTTTTCACACATCGCTGGCTATCGGCGCCATTATTTTGCTGATGCTGGTTGGTTTAATTGCATTTGAAGCCACATTTGGTTCCCGCGCACCGGGCGCTCCGCCGCCAAACGGCATTTTCACCGACTTTTTCCGGGGATATTTTGGATTGCCGCTGATGCTGATTCCCTTTGCATATCTGTTTACCATTGGGCATTACCGGCTGCTGGATCTGGATTTGCGGGTGAAACGCAACATCCAATACAGTATCGTTTCGATGATCTGGTCTATCGCTTTGCTGGCAGTTTTGCTGAAAGCGCTGTTTTATCTGCCGGAAATGTCGCTCAATTTACCGAATATCAAATTCGAAGGCTCGTTCATCGAAGTGCTGGATCAACCGATGGATGATCAGGACCGCATCAATACCGAAAAGCTGGCGGTTATCTTTTTGGGCATTTTTCTGACCTGGGGCGCATGGCGATTCCGCCGATTTGTGCAGCGGTTTATCGATTTAAAATTTGATCGCGCCCAATTTGACTATAGAAAGGCAGCCAGCGAGCTGGCGGAAGTAATGGCTGCACAATTCACGATGGAAGCACTGGCAGATGGCATCGTGCGCAAATTGGCTGAGCTGATGCAGGTGAAGCAAGTTGGCGTGCTGTTTTTCCGGAACGAAAAAGAATGTTGCTGCTCCGTTGTGTATGGCTTGCAGGAATCCCGTTGGAAAAATTTTAGCGACAGCATCAATACGCGGATCATCAAAGTTATTCAAACGAATAAAGCAGATTATCGGTTCAGCGTGGATTATTTGCCGGATGATATTCAGGTGTTGTTCGAGCAAAACGGGTTCAAACATATCATCGCGATTCGCTCGAAAGAGAAGCTGGTGGGCGTGCTGCTTATCGGCGAAAAACGTTCTGAATCGCCTTTCCACAAAGATGACCTGATGTTTTTGGCCGCGGTTGCGAAACAGGCGTCCGTCGCCATCGAAAACGCCTTTTTATACGACGAACTCGCCGAGCAGGAACGGATGCGCCACGAATTGAACATCGCCCGGCGGATTCAGCTGGCCTCGCTGCCGCAAACCACACCCAAAATTTCCGGGCTGGATATTGCGGGCATCTCCATTCCGGCGCAGGAAGTGGGCGGCGATTATTACGACTATCTGAACGGCGCGGCAGCGGATCTCACCGTAATCATCGGCGATGTGAGCGGGAAAGGGACATCTGCGGCCTTGTATATGTCCAAGGTTCAGGGCATCATGCGTTCGCTGAATGATTTCGGGCTTTCCCCGCGTGATCTGTTTATCCGCGCCAATCAATTACTCATCAAAGATATGGAAAAACAATCGTTTATCACCGCGATGGGCGCAGCGTTCGACGCCAAAAAACAGGTGATGCAACTGGCGCGTGCCGGACATTCGCCGCTGTATCATTTTTGCGCCGCAACCGGTGCCGTCAATTTGCACACACCCAAAGGCATTGGATTGGGGCTCACCAAATCGGAACATTTTTCGAAATCTCTCGAAGAATTGGAATTGCATTACGCCCCCGGCGATGTGTTTTTGTTTATTACAGACGGCATCACCGAAGCGCAAAATACCGCGCATTTGGAATACGGCGATGCCGAACTATTAGATTTGTTGAAACAATGCAACGGGCACAGCGCCAAACGGCTTCGCGATCAGATTATCGCTTCCGTCAACCAATTTGCCGGTGCCATGCCACAGCATGATGACCTCACGGTTGTCGTCGTAAAAGCCATCTAATTCGCTCACGAGCCCATCCGCAAATGCACCACATTATCAAAACTCAGATCAATTAACCGGCGGAAATCACGTCCGTCAATCGGGCGGCTGATGCCGATGATGTCGTCCTCGTGCGGCACGTACGGTCCAGGGCAGGGATCGAGATCGTCCTCAATTACCCATACTTCGATATCGCGATTGCGGATATCCTCGTAATACAGCAAGTCGCCATCCGGCGTAACAAATTCGGCGTCAACTTCATAAAAAATATCGGGATAGTCCACATGCCTCAACCCGGAATTTTGTCCGGCACATCCCAGCAAGCGCCCGGTGTTGGCATCCACCAGATGCACTTCCACCTCCATCCGCAACACGTCGTATTCGCCGGTTACCTCAATTTCGGTGATATACAGCGGATTCGAATGATGCCCGCCACCGTCCACAATGTGTACATCGCACCCGACAATCAACAACGCCAAAACGATCGTCAAAACCTTTACCCAATATCCTGTTTTCCTGCTCATGCGCTCCATGATCCATCCTTTCGTAGTTGTAATGACGTTATCCTTTCACACAACCACGAATAGATCAATCGCTGTGCCACACCTGAATTCGACTTCAATTTTATCGATCTATTTTCAAAAATATCAATTATTTAAGGGTGTTTTTCAAAACACAGTCAACGTCAACGTAATTAACAAAACGCATTACTCACCCGACGGATCTCGTCAAAATTGTCGAGGATAACCATTGGTGGTTGAACCGAAATTTTTCAATCCTGCAGAAAATTTTCTCGCTTGCAAAACCTTTGCACCGCAACTTAATTTCATGTTTTAATACAACTTGAGAAGAAATCGAGGATGAAATGGCGCTGAAATTATACAACACGCTCACACGACAAAAAGAAGAATTTGTGCCCGTAACGCCCGGAAGGGTTCACATTTACGTTTGCGGACCAACGGTTTACAGCCATGCGCACATCGGTCACGCCAAAAGTTACGTCAATTTTGATGTGATCATCCGCTGGTTCCGCCACCTCGGCTACACAGTGAAATACGTGCAAAACATTACCGATGTCGGGCATTTGGTTGGCGATGCAGACGAAGGTGAAGACAAACTGCAAAAAAAGGCACGGGAAGAGCAACTCGATCCCATGCAGGTGGCAACCACATATACCTGGAGCTATTTCGATGATATGGACGCGCTGGGCGTGCTGCGCCCGGATATTTCGCCGCACGCGACCGGGCATATTATTGAGCAAATCGAGTTGATCAAAACGCTTATCGAAAAAGGATTCGCATACGAATCCAATGGCTCGGTGTATTTTGATGTGCAAAAATTTAAGGATTACGGCAAACTAAGCGGACGCAAAGTTGAAGAGATGGAAGCCGGTGCGCGCATTGCGGTGCATGACGACAAACACCATCCGGCAGATTTCGCGCTGTGGAAAAACGCGGACGACGCACATTTGATGCGTTGGCCATCGCCGTGGGGCATCGGTTATCCCGGCTGGCACATCGAATGCTCGGCGATGGCGATGAAATATCTCGGCGAAACTTTCGATATTCACGGCGGCGGGCTAGACAACATGTTCCCGCATCACGAATGCGAAATCGCCCAAAGCGAAGCCGCAACCGGCAAACCGTTTGTGAAATATTGGCTGCACAACAACACGCTAACGATGAACGGCGAAAAAATGAGCAAATCGCTGGGCAACGTTTTGAACGTAAAAGATGCACTGATGCAATATTCAAAAGAAACACTGCGCACATTTTTGTTGAGTAGCCACTATCGCAGCCGGTTGGATTTCAGCGAAGACGCCGTGAAAGCCGCGGAACAGGGACTTACCCGGCTCACCAACACAGTTAACAGCCTGCAAAAAGCGCAGGCAAACGCGTCCGACACCAAAGATTTTTCCGCGCCCTTTTCGCCGCAATCGTATCGCGATCTGTTTGTTGACGCGATGAACGACGATTTCAATGCGCCAAAAGGTATCGGTGTGCTGTTCGATCTCGCCAAAGCAACCAACTCGTATCTCGCCGATGCAAAAGTGCATCACGCGCCGTTTTTGGCGGAAATTGCAGCGATTTTTCAGGAATTTGGCGTAGATGTGTTGGGAATTATCCCGGAAGGCGGTGCCAAAAATTCAGCAGACCACAGCGACCTCATTGAAAAACTGGTACTGCTAAACATCGATATTCGCGGCGAATTGCGCAAAGCCAAAAACTGGGCGCTTTCCGACAAACTCCGCGACGGGTTGAAAGCCGCCGGCATCACCATCAAAGACAAACCCGACGGCACCGCAGATTGGGAAATTGAGTAATTATTAAGCGGGCAAACGCACGAAAATCCAGTCCGGGATTAGCTGAATAAACCAGGCTGCAAAACGCCAGCGTTTTGTGATAAATGCGTGCGACCGCTTTCGGCGAAGAGCAGAATAAATTTGTTTTGCTGCTTTTTCCGGGGGTGCTACCCAAAACATGCCTTTGTTGTGCTCGGTCATCGGCGTTGCCACAAATCCCGGGCGAATATCCGAAACCGTGATGTTTACTTTTTTGCGATGCGCCTTTTGGCGAAAGCCCTGCATGTAGTTGGAAATAAATGCTTTAGAGGCGCAATAAACCGAATTCCGGTGAAAGCCTTTATACGACGCAATCGACGAAATCCCTGCAATATGCCCGCTGCCGCGTTGCAAAAAATACGCCCACGATGCATTGAACATTGCCACAAATCCGGTAACATTCACGTCGATCACCGCTTTTTCGCTCTGCCAGTCCGCATGCGATTTCAGAGAAATTCCTGCATTGATCACCACCAAATCGACATCGCCCATTTCGGCAAAAAGATCATTTAAAATGCGAATTGCCTCGTCATGTTTGGCAACGTCCATTGCACGAAAATAGCTTTTTGTCGGCAATTTTTCTGCCAATTCGCTCAGCAGATGTTCACGTCGGGAAGTTAGCCCGATTTCGTAACCGTTGTTAGCCAGCTCTATTGCCAGCGCTTCGCCGATTCCTGTGGATGCGCCAATAATAATCGCTTTGGGTGCTGCCATTTAATTCCCCGCTTTTTTGCGGGAAATATATCTGTTTATTTCGGGATGGACAATAGAGGGCGGGAAATTTGCGCTTAAAACGCCAAAAAGCGGATGACAACCCGACGGTTGCGCGCACGGTTTTCCGGGGAAATGACGCCGGTCATCGGATCGATATTCGGCACAATCGGTTGGGTATCGGAAAAACCAACTGCCCGAAGCCTGCGGGAATAAATGCCCTGATCGATAAGAAAACGAACAATTCCGCTGGCACGCGCGGCAGAAAGCTCCCAATTGGATGGGAACTCGCGGGTTTGGATCGGCACATCATCCGTGTGCCCTTCGATGGCGACATTATACGGAACTGAGCGGATAATTTCTGCAATTCGTTTGATCAACGGTTGCGCCTGCGGCGAAATATCCGCACTTCCCGACTGAAACAAATATGCGCCGGGAACGCTGATCGCAACCCCTTGCGGCGTTTTTTCCGCTTTCACTTCCGCCGATAAATTTTCTTCGGTGAGCATTGTGTTTACATCTTTATATACTTCTTCGAGGCTTTTTTGAGGCGTATCCACGTCGCCAACGGCGTTGGACATCGAGTTTGCAACCTGTTCAAATTTGCTGGCGTCGATGGATGAAATTGAGGCGAGCAGCACAAAAAATGTCATCAGAAGCGTCATCAAGTCGGAGTACGAAGTGAGCCATTCATCACCGGTTTCCAAATTTTCCGGGCGATTCATTTCGTCCATCGCGGATAGCTTTTTGTGCAAATTATTGTGATATTCGTTTCGCATGCTGAATTGCCGCTTTCAATTGATTTTTTCAGCGAATATGCCGGTTAGTAATTCTGCCTGTTGGGAATTTTTCGCTGCCCCGGGGCTAAAAACGAGTTCAGCGAATCGTGAATTTTGGCTGGATGCCATTGTTCACCGATCAGCACCAGACCATCGACAATCATGCTCATCAGCACAATCCGTTCTTCGGTGCGGCGTTCCAGCTTCTCGGCAATCGGGTTAAACACCATATTCGCCAAAATCAGTCCGTAAAAAGTTGTTACGAGCGCCACAGCCATGCTCGGACCCAAATTTTCCATATTACTACCGGACATTTTTTGAAGCATGGCAATAAGCCCGATAACCGTTCCGAGCATCCCGAAAGCTGGCGCAAAACGCGCCATCGTTCGGAAAATGCGGGCGTCGTTATTTTCCCTTATTTTGTGATTGATGATGCGTTGATCCATAATATCGCGGAGTTCTTCCGGCGCATATCCGTCGATCAGCATTTGCAAGCCATCACGCAAAAATGGGTCGGGCAAGCCTTTCACTTCGTTTTGCAGCGACAAAAGCCCGCGGATACGAACACGTTCCGCAATTTTGGTCATTACCGAAACATAGCTACCAAGTTGAATACTCTGTTTTTGCATAACAATAGCAAAAACCTTAAATACACGAATGATATCATTTATCGAATAACTGGTTAACGCAGCAGCGGCTGTTCCGCCCATAACAATTGCCAATCCGGAAGGATTAATGAAAGCCATAACGGAAACTGTCTGCATGGTAACGGCAAAAAATAATATCCCAACCGAAATAATAATGCCCATAATTGTTGTTCGTGACATAGCATTCTACCTTAGTTCATAATCATCTTTCCTTAATTTATCGGTTGATATATCAAATGGTTAAGTATAGTTTTAGAGGGATAACCGAACAAAATTTAAAATGTATCGTTAAATTTTTAAGTGAATTAATGCAAAAACCAGCGCCATTGCAGCCGTTATAACGAAAAAACGATCAAATGAATCAAAATGAATTGGTTTTAAGCTTGATTTTTGGAAAAAGATTTTTGTAAATTATAAAATTATCGGAGGAATAAATGACTGTTACAAAAGCAGATATCGTTAAACTGTTATCAGATTCAACTGGACTTACCAAAACAGATGTGGAGTCGGTGGTAAACGGTTTTCTGTATAACGTAATCGATAGCGTTCAGACTGGTGAACGCGTAGAGATAAGAGGATTCGGTAGCTTCTATTCGAAAGAACGCGAAGCAAGAACCGTTAAAAATCCACGGACGAAGAAAATCGTTTCCGTTGATCACCGATTTGTTCCGGTATTCAGACCGGCCAAGCATTTTCGCGAGAATGTTAATGAACAGCAGCTCGCTAAAAAAGGTAAGTCAGGATAAGTCTAATGGCAAAAACTTGTTCGAAGTGTAAAGCAACTTTGCCGGCTGATGCAAAGTTTTGCTCTCACTGCGGAACAAATTTGGAAGTTAAAACCCAAACTTGTTCAAGTTGCAAACAAGAAAACAACGCAGAAGCATCTTTTTGCACAAAATGTGGACATGATTTAAATAATAAATCTTCAAAAAGAAGATCGACACCTGTCACAAAAGCAAAATCTTCTGCGCCTGTTTTCACCCAAAAGCAAATTGTGCCTTTGGCAGCTATGGGCTTATTGGCTATCATTATTACTGTAGCCTTCTATTACACGAATTTTTGGGAACCCTTACAAAGTAAGCAGGTTCAGCAGGCGAATCCGCATAATCACCCAACGGAAGAACAAGCGGCGCAACAAAGTACTGAGCATAGTGAGGATGATGGACATTTTCATCCACCCAGCGATGAAGAACTGGCTGCAATTGCAGAACAGTTGAAATCCAACCCGGATGATCTGACGTTAAATGTTCAAATGGGAAACATGCTTTTCGACGGTGGAAAATATGAAGATGCTATCCCTTATTATCGGAAATCGCTTTCAATCGACCCTAATAATCCGGATGTAATTGTGGATTTAGGTGTTTGCTTTTTCAATATGCAACAATATGAAAAAGCGAAAGAGCAGTTTGAATTGGCACATAATCTGGACAGTAATCATGTTAACGCGCTTTATAATTTGGGCGTTGTTGCCGTTCAAAATGGTGAAGTAAACCAATTGGTGCAATACTGGAGCAGACTTCAGGAAGTTGCACCCAATTCCCCCCAAGCTCAGCGAGCGATGCAGGTGCTAAACCAGATTCATCAGGAAGTTAATGAATTCGAATCCGGTGACGCTAATAAATCTGAATAGAATTAAATTATCATTCATTAATTAACGTTTTAATGAGGAGCATTTATGCCCTGCGGACGTAAGAGAAAACGCCATAAAATGGCAACGCATAAGCGCAAAAAAAGATTGCGTAAGAATCGTCATAAAAAGAAGGTTCGTTAATTTTGAAAGCGTAGGGCTACAATCTCTACGCTTTCCTTTTTTAAGGTAGTTATCGATGAAAACCTACTCCGTATCTCAACTTACCCGCGACATCAAATCAGTATTGGAACAGAGCTTTCCCCGACTTTGGGTGGAAGGCGAGATATCCAATTACAAACGCCATTCTTCCGGACATATTTATTTTACCCTGAAAGATGAATCTGCCCAAATCAGTTGCGCGATGTGGAAATTCCGTGCCGCCCAGCTTGCTTTTTTACCCCAGGATGGAATAAAAGTGCTGGTTGAAGGCGATGTTCAGGTTTATGAGCGCAGTGGAAATTATCAGCTGATTATCCAGCAGATTCAGCCGGCTGGCGTTGGTGCGTTACAAATGGCCTTCGAGCAACTCAAACGGCGATTGCTTGCAGAAGGATTATTTGATGACGCTCATAAAAAAACGCTACCACCTTTCCCGGGATCGGTTGGGGTTATCACCTCGCCTACCGGTGCAGCGATACGAGATATCGTCAGCGTAATACAGCGACGTTCGCCGGCAACCAAAATTGTGTTGTTACCCGTTCGCGTGCAGGGCGCTGGAGCAGCGGAAGAAATTGCGGCTGCTATTGGAACATTCAACAAATACCAAAATGTTGACGTGTTAATCGTCGGGCGTGGCGGCGGTTCGCTGGAAGATTTATGGGCATTTAACGAGGAAATTGTGGCTCGGGCAATTTTTGATTCAACCGTTCCGGTGATATCGGCAGTCGGTCACGAAGTCGATTTTTCGATTGCCGATTTTGTTGCCGATCACCGCGCACCGACACCTTCCGCAGCAGCGGAAATTGCGGTTCGCGATTGGCGGGAAATACAGGGTCAGCTCAATTATTTTCACGAAAAAATGGGCAGCTTGCTCCACAAAAGATTGGATAATTTGCGCGACCAATTGACTAACTGGCAGAACAGCTACGCATTCCGGCGACCGCTGGATTTGGTTTTTCAGCATCGCCAACGGCTGGATGAATTGCAGCGCAGTTTGACAAACAATGTTAATCACGCCATCCAAATGAGGCAGGTCAACCTGAAACATATTCAAACGCAGCTCAACTCACTCAATCCGGACGCTATTTTGAAACGCGGTTACAGCATTGCAACCCGAAATGGCAAAATCCTCACCGACGCATCACAGCTTGCAAACGGCGATTCGGTGCATATCCGGCTGGCATCGGGTGGGTTTGACAGCACCGTAACATCTGTCGAACCATCTGATGCACAGGAAAACACACCCTGATTTTCAATTTTAATTCATAAAACAACGGTAAACGGTATGGCAGCAAAAAAAATTACATTTGAGAACGCGTTCCAACGGCTGGAAGAAATCACCCGAAAGCTCGAAGATAACAGCGTGGGTCTGGAAACGTCGGTAGAATTATACAAAGAAGGTATGGATTTACTCAAAATCTGTTCCGGCAAATTGAGCGAAGCAGAAAAAACAATTTATAAATTGACGCAAAAAGCGGATGGCTCTTTCGAGGAAACGCCGTTGGATACCGAGTAGTTTTCCGCAATAAAAAACCCCGTCCACGCGGTTGCATGAACGGGGATGACGCCTGCCGGTA of Calditrichia bacterium contains these proteins:
- the typA gene encoding translational GTPase TypA, with amino-acid sequence MSALRNIAIIAHVDHGKTTLVDQMLQQGNIFRENQVVQERFLDSNDLERERGITIFSKNISIRYHDVKINLIDTPGHADFGGEVERVLKMADGVLLLVDAFEGPMPQTRFVLQKALSLHLKPIVVINKVDRPDSRPDEVLNEVFDLFVDLEANDDQLDFPCLYASGRDGWAVANIGETSENLEPLMDAILKHIEPPKVNDGPAQMQITSIDYNDYVGRIGIGRVFRGAIHKNDKLVVIKRDGSEHPVDIKQIYTFEGLARENAESVINGDICGVVGVEDIDIGDTLADAEQPEPLQLIAIDEPTISMTFLVNNSPFYGREGKFVTSRQLRDRLFKETQSDVALRVEETGSPDSYKVYGRGILHLSILMENMRREGYELQVGQPKVLYKEIDGKKAEPVEELIVDVPDQFAGKVIELVGQRRGEMKKMEPKGAVQHLEFHIPSRGLMGLRNRILTATSGEAVMHHRFYQYEFFKGSIPQRTSGALVSMADGPSTGYAIDSLQDRGRFFIFPGDMIYKGQVIGEHTKEKDLEVNIQKGKKLTNMRASGSDKALKLAPPTIFTLEEALEFINDDELVELTPKSIRLRKLYLDENDRKRARLQKPLHSFS
- a CDS encoding tetratricopeptide repeat protein, coding for MAKTCSKCKATLPADAKFCSHCGTNLEVKTQTCSSCKQENNAEASFCTKCGHDLNNKSSKRRSTPVTKAKSSAPVFTQKQIVPLAAMGLLAIIITVAFYYTNFWEPLQSKQVQQANPHNHPTEEQAAQQSTEHSEDDGHFHPPSDEELAAIAEQLKSNPDDLTLNVQMGNMLFDGGKYEDAIPYYRKSLSIDPNNPDVIVDLGVCFFNMQQYEKAKEQFELAHNLDSNHVNALYNLGVVAVQNGEVNQLVQYWSRLQEVAPNSPQAQRAMQVLNQIHQEVNEFESGDANKSE
- a CDS encoding OmpA family protein, with the translated sequence MRNEYHNNLHKKLSAMDEMNRPENLETGDEWLTSYSDLMTLLMTFFVLLASISSIDASKFEQVANSMSNAVGDVDTPQKSLEEVYKDVNTMLTEENLSAEVKAEKTPQGVAISVPGAYLFQSGSADISPQAQPLIKRIAEIIRSVPYNVAIEGHTDDVPIQTREFPSNWELSAARASGIVRFLIDQGIYSRRLRAVGFSDTQPIVPNIDPMTGVISPENRARNRRVVIRFLAF
- a CDS encoding SDR family NAD(P)-dependent oxidoreductase, with the translated sequence MAAPKAIIIGASTGIGEALAIELANNGYEIGLTSRREHLLSELAEKLPTKSYFRAMDVAKHDEAIRILNDLFAEMGDVDLVVINAGISLKSHADWQSEKAVIDVNVTGFVAMFNASWAYFLQRGSGHIAGISSIASYKGFHRNSVYCASKAFISNYMQGFRQKAHRKKVNITVSDIRPGFVATPMTEHNKGMFWVAPPEKAAKQIYSALRRKRSHAFITKRWRFAAWFIQLIPDWIFVRLPA
- a CDS encoding SpoIIE family protein phosphatase, with protein sequence MQFFDTNPNRFRIFFSILAASMLVVAFVSLYRFASSPTDENVFRTSPSDLYITHNIPAQQIFTTDFPASEQRPNVVFDTIRVGDLILSINDEVMTRPKHIQEFLDKLSPDSSFNLVVFRPSISDGIEFKVQRSSLSDSSFRDIPATVYVSQVTRGGASDRAGLQVGDLIHRINNQRFKDEVEAQQILREGQSGNTLAYDIIRNNNNLTLSITLASVGIRLAALILILSGLVYILMGIFIAIIRPQFKAARLLGLSFIALGFFLMIIYPTISSRFTPYDNFTFFREVFTLICVFYSFPLWLHMAHYFPIERDELRKRKWIRYGSYGLATLFFSLVIVTGNYFFFPIGFITLGIYNNIPWFFRKERSDEYKKFNRIIFHTSLAIGAIILLMLVGLIAFEATFGSRAPGAPPPNGIFTDFFRGYFGLPLMLIPFAYLFTIGHYRLLDLDLRVKRNIQYSIVSMIWSIALLAVLLKALFYLPEMSLNLPNIKFEGSFIEVLDQPMDDQDRINTEKLAVIFLGIFLTWGAWRFRRFVQRFIDLKFDRAQFDYRKAASELAEVMAAQFTMEALADGIVRKLAELMQVKQVGVLFFRNEKECCCSVVYGLQESRWKNFSDSINTRIIKVIQTNKADYRFSVDYLPDDIQVLFEQNGFKHIIAIRSKEKLVGVLLIGEKRSESPFHKDDLMFLAAVAKQASVAIENAFLYDELAEQERMRHELNIARRIQLASLPQTTPKISGLDIAGISIPAQEVGGDYYDYLNGAAADLTVIIGDVSGKGTSAALYMSKVQGIMRSLNDFGLSPRDLFIRANQLLIKDMEKQSFITAMGAAFDAKKQVMQLARAGHSPLYHFCAATGAVNLHTPKGIGLGLTKSEHFSKSLEELELHYAPGDVFLFITDGITEAQNTAHLEYGDAELLDLLKQCNGHSAKRLRDQIIASVNQFAGAMPQHDDLTVVVVKAI
- a CDS encoding cysteine--tRNA ligase, with product MALKLYNTLTRQKEEFVPVTPGRVHIYVCGPTVYSHAHIGHAKSYVNFDVIIRWFRHLGYTVKYVQNITDVGHLVGDADEGEDKLQKKAREEQLDPMQVATTYTWSYFDDMDALGVLRPDISPHATGHIIEQIELIKTLIEKGFAYESNGSVYFDVQKFKDYGKLSGRKVEEMEAGARIAVHDDKHHPADFALWKNADDAHLMRWPSPWGIGYPGWHIECSAMAMKYLGETFDIHGGGLDNMFPHHECEIAQSEAATGKPFVKYWLHNNTLTMNGEKMSKSLGNVLNVKDALMQYSKETLRTFLLSSHYRSRLDFSEDAVKAAEQGLTRLTNTVNSLQKAQANASDTKDFSAPFSPQSYRDLFVDAMNDDFNAPKGIGVLFDLAKATNSYLADAKVHHAPFLAEIAAIFQEFGVDVLGIIPEGGAKNSADHSDLIEKLVLLNIDIRGELRKAKNWALSDKLRDGLKAAGITIKDKPDGTADWEIE
- a CDS encoding integration host factor subunit beta, whose protein sequence is MTVTKADIVKLLSDSTGLTKTDVESVVNGFLYNVIDSVQTGERVEIRGFGSFYSKEREARTVKNPRTKKIVSVDHRFVPVFRPAKHFRENVNEQQLAKKGKSG
- a CDS encoding MotA/TolQ/ExbB proton channel family protein; the protein is MSRTTIMGIIISVGILFFAVTMQTVSVMAFINPSGLAIVMGGTAAAALTSYSINDIIRVFKVFAIVMQKQSIQLGSYVSVMTKIAERVRIRGLLSLQNEVKGLPDPFLRDGLQMLIDGYAPEELRDIMDQRIINHKIRENNDARIFRTMARFAPAFGMLGTVIGLIAMLQKMSGSNMENLGPSMAVALVTTFYGLILANMVFNPIAEKLERRTEERIVLMSMIVDGLVLIGEQWHPAKIHDSLNSFLAPGQRKIPNRQNY